The Lactuca sativa cultivar Salinas chromosome 2, Lsat_Salinas_v11, whole genome shotgun sequence genome includes a window with the following:
- the LOC111887141 gene encoding UPF0481 protein At3g47200 has translation MTYLHHLLDHSGSNPEQTLQECVQKVILKIEEIKSCYEETTYNDEELATMMVIDACFILYFIHLISVEAGGFQGNWSIIPLIVHDMVLIENQIPFFVLKDIFESTFPHFKPNTTLTHHLKILLERYSFFMEYQVTNNINLDRTPDHILSILHYCLQPVHHPLPYSEVPMEQKRHSAMELDRAGVNFMPNEDANWAVAMKLELPRFSCFPWFWCKPTLRMPKLYVDDYTELLLRNLILYEQCTLVPEYVTSYCWAIDMLVDTPEDVAKLIKSGVLVNDCGSNESAVYILNNICNDITSDVFYYYQEWERLDNYYKSYWPNAAAGLKRTYFSSPWNIISVFAAIILFVLTLIQTIFTLKC, from the coding sequence atgacttatttacATCATTTACTAGATCATTCGGGTTCCAACCCAGAGCAAACGTTACAAGAATGTGTGCAAAAGGTGATTCTAAAAATTGAAGAAATCAAGTCATGCTATGAAGAGACGACCTACAACGATGAGGAACTTGCTACAATGATGGTAATAGATGCTTGTTTTATCCTTTACTTCATTCATCTTATTTCAGTAGAAGCTGGCGGATTTCAGGGAAACTGGTCGATTATCCCATTAATAGTTCATGATATGGTGTTGATAGAAAACCAAATCCCATTTTTTGTTCTTAAAGACATCTTTGAGTCTACTTTTCCTCATTTTAAACCAAATACCACTCTCACTCACCATCTCAAAATACTTCTCGAAAGGTACTCTTTCTTTATGGAATATCAAGTAACAAACAATATCAACCTAGATAGGACTCCCGATCATATCCTTAGCATTCTGCACTATTGCTTACAGCCTGTCCATCACCCATTACCATATTCTGAAGTTCCAATGGAACAAAAAAGACACTCGGCCATGGAACTGGATAGGGCAGGGGTGAACTTTATGCCTAATGAAGATGCAAATTGGGCAGTGGCCATGAAACTGGAATTACCAAGGTTCTCATGCTTCCCATGGTTTTGGTGTAAACCTACTCTGAGGATGCCAAAACTATATGTGGATGATTACACTGAGTTGCTTTTAAGGAACCTCATACTATACGAGCAATGTACTCTAGTTCCTGAGTACGTTACATCATATTGCTGGGCCATAGATATGTTAGTAGACACTCCAGAGGATGTTGCCAAGTTGATAAAATCAGGGGTCCTAGTCAACGATTGTGGCTCAAATGAAAGCGCTGTGTATATTTTAAACAATATATGCAATGATATCACATCAGATGTTTTTTATTACTATCAAGAGTGGGAACGGCTGGATAACTACTACAAGAGTTACTGGCCCAATGCTGCTGCAGGGTTGAAGCGTACATATTTCAGTAGTCCATGGAATATTATTTCAGTATTCGCTGCTATCATTTTGTTTGTTCTTACCCTTATTCAGACCATCTTTACACTCAAGTGTTAG